The proteins below come from a single Iocasia fonsfrigidae genomic window:
- a CDS encoding ArsR/SmtB family transcription factor has protein sequence MMNKKVDLVKIFKALSSEKRYHLFKMLYEWYKSSGCTDLESSFDEGIEKCFSKACCCMDLSRSTISYHFKELHNAGLITYTRNGRCFICKINLEAVEAVRKFLK, from the coding sequence ATGATGAATAAAAAAGTTGATTTAGTTAAAATATTTAAAGCCCTTTCCAGTGAAAAAAGGTATCATCTTTTTAAGATGTTATATGAATGGTATAAATCCAGCGGCTGTACTGACCTTGAATCATCTTTTGATGAAGGAATAGAGAAGTGTTTCAGTAAGGCTTGCTGTTGTATGGATTTGTCCCGTTCAACTATTTCCTACCATTTTAAGGAACTTCATAATGCAGGTTTGATAACATATACCCGTAATGGCCGCTGTTTTATTTGTAAAATCAATTTAGAAGCAGTAGAAGCTGTCAGGAAATTTCTTAAATAA
- a CDS encoding alpha/beta fold hydrolase yields MGYYVTTKSKVKIYVQDINPRANKIILFLHGWPGSHRLFEYQYDQLPKMGYRCIGIDTRGFGDSDKPFWGYDYDTLADDVRCVVDELGLYNFTLAGHSTGGAIAVRYMGRHKGYGVSKLALFAAAAPSLIRRPNFTYGLPEETVLQIIQDTYTDRPEMLRNFANMFFFQHTSAAFLDWFFQLGLQAAGWATAAVANTWIKEVLFADLEKINIPTLIIHGIHDQVVPFQLGEIQQKMIRNSKLVPFEYSGHGSFYDQKDEFNKVLIKFIESHVY; encoded by the coding sequence ATGGGATATTATGTTACAACAAAATCAAAGGTAAAAATATATGTACAGGATATTAATCCCAGAGCTAATAAGATAATCTTATTTTTACACGGTTGGCCCGGAAGTCACAGACTATTCGAATATCAATATGACCAGCTTCCAAAGATGGGATATAGGTGTATAGGAATAGATACAAGAGGGTTTGGCGATTCGGATAAGCCTTTTTGGGGTTATGATTATGACACTCTGGCTGATGATGTCAGGTGTGTAGTAGATGAACTAGGATTATATAATTTTACTTTAGCAGGTCATTCCACTGGAGGGGCAATAGCTGTTAGATATATGGGACGGCATAAAGGCTATGGTGTATCCAAACTAGCACTTTTTGCTGCAGCAGCACCCAGTCTTATCAGGCGCCCTAACTTTACTTATGGTTTACCAGAAGAAACAGTTCTGCAAATTATACAGGACACCTATACAGACCGACCAGAAATGCTGAGGAATTTTGCTAATATGTTTTTCTTTCAACATACCTCAGCAGCCTTTTTAGACTGGTTTTTCCAGTTAGGATTACAGGCAGCAGGTTGGGCAACGGCAGCTGTTGCAAATACCTGGATAAAAGAAGTACTGTTTGCTGATCTGGAAAAAATAAATATTCCAACATTAATTATTCACGGTATTCATGACCAGGTTGTTCCTTTCCAATTAGGTGAGATACAGCAGAAAATGATTAGAAATTCTAAACTTGTACCATTTGAATACAGTGGACATGGTTCATTCTATGATCAGAAAGATGAATTTAATAAAGTATTGATTAAATTCATTGAGAGTCATGTCTACTGA
- a CDS encoding ABC transporter permease, whose protein sequence is MKKILAVFQNDLKNITRELMLIYIMFIPVLFAILIRYGVPILREEFLEKFDLINYYPLITGYYILLVPVLIGIVAGFLVLDERDEGIVQVLILTPLSKKGYLIYRIFMPMLISLFYILILTPVLGLVAVSIRSLIILGLLSMLESPITALFLTAFAGNKVEGLAFSKGLGLLMLLPLLRFTKSKWTILAALIPFYWPVQGFLVIGEQGFYFSILAGFLVHLLFLFILVKKFKARLI, encoded by the coding sequence ATGAAGAAGATCTTAGCTGTTTTTCAAAATGATTTAAAGAATATTACCCGTGAGCTAATGTTAATTTATATTATGTTTATACCTGTACTCTTTGCCATATTAATTCGCTATGGAGTGCCTATTTTAAGAGAAGAGTTTCTTGAAAAATTTGATTTAATAAATTACTATCCTCTAATTACTGGATACTATATTCTACTTGTTCCAGTTTTAATAGGGATAGTGGCTGGCTTCTTAGTATTAGATGAACGTGATGAAGGAATAGTGCAGGTTTTGATTTTAACACCTTTATCCAAGAAAGGTTATCTTATCTATAGAATTTTTATGCCAATGTTGATTAGTTTGTTTTATATCTTAATTCTTACGCCAGTTTTAGGCTTAGTAGCAGTTTCAATAAGAAGTCTAATAATACTAGGTTTATTGAGTATGTTAGAATCTCCAATTACAGCATTATTTTTAACAGCTTTTGCCGGGAATAAAGTAGAAGGGCTTGCCTTTTCTAAAGGTTTAGGATTGTTAATGCTGCTTCCTTTACTTAGATTTACTAAATCAAAATGGACTATTTTAGCAGCATTAATCCCATTTTATTGGCCGGTTCAAGGCTTTTTAGTAATTGGGGAGCAGGGGTTTTACTTTAGCATTCTGGCAGGATTTTTAGTTCATTTATTGTTTTTATTTATCTTGGTAAAGAAATTTAAAGCTAGATTAATCTAA
- the gshA gene encoding glutamate--cysteine ligase has translation MNWNFSLMLDKFSEYSKSKLLLEGKWGLEKESQRVTEFGDLALTDHPTVFGDKLENPYITTDFSECQLELITPPAKSIEEAYQHLKNIQLEVEKEIKGELLWPLSMPPRLPDEEQIPIARFNNSREGRKKEIYRNGLALRYGKKRQMISGLHYNFSLSDGMLEFLHKSFGKDEERRSFKNEIYFTIIRNYLRYRWLLIYLFGASPVAHPTYYSVIYQELQLIKDCCPECCNVINEYEQQFSTSLRVSRFGYSNPYPSKYNIYFNSIEEYLLKLRKLLSLKSEKYRKLGIYKDEKQLQLNDNLLQTESEFYCSIRPKQINKKDETMLNSLKERGVEYLEVRILDLNPFDKVGINLDQLYFLQVFMLFCLFEENKIITKSELHKINNNHNLSALCGRNPDLELYKYNDKKIPLQEWGREIFKKLRLIALCMDENSSENKYQFAVENELEKITNSSLLPSSLILKEMKENRESYLEFGIRRAVSNKQAK, from the coding sequence ATGAACTGGAACTTTTCATTAATGTTAGATAAATTTTCTGAGTATAGTAAAAGCAAGTTATTATTAGAAGGCAAATGGGGATTGGAGAAGGAATCACAGAGGGTTACTGAATTCGGTGATCTTGCCTTAACAGATCACCCTACTGTATTTGGTGATAAGCTAGAAAATCCCTATATTACTACTGATTTTTCAGAATGTCAATTGGAATTGATTACACCACCAGCTAAATCCATCGAAGAAGCATATCAACACCTAAAAAACATACAATTAGAAGTTGAAAAAGAAATCAAGGGAGAACTGCTGTGGCCCTTAAGTATGCCACCCAGGCTTCCTGATGAAGAACAGATACCAATAGCCAGGTTTAATAATTCTAGAGAAGGTAGAAAAAAAGAAATATATAGAAATGGTCTGGCACTGCGTTATGGGAAAAAAAGACAGATGATTTCTGGACTTCACTATAATTTCTCTTTAAGTGATGGAATGCTGGAATTTCTACATAAATCTTTTGGTAAGGACGAAGAAAGGCGTTCTTTTAAAAACGAAATATATTTTACGATAATTAGAAATTACTTGAGATATCGCTGGTTATTAATTTATCTTTTTGGTGCATCTCCAGTTGCTCATCCTACTTATTATTCCGTAATTTATCAGGAATTACAATTAATTAAAGATTGTTGTCCAGAATGTTGTAATGTTATTAATGAATATGAGCAGCAGTTTTCAACATCTTTGAGAGTAAGCCGTTTTGGGTATTCTAATCCATATCCCAGTAAGTATAATATTTACTTTAATAGTATAGAAGAATACCTATTAAAGCTGCGAAAACTGCTTTCATTGAAGAGTGAAAAATATAGGAAACTTGGTATCTATAAGGATGAAAAGCAATTACAGTTGAATGATAATCTGTTGCAGACAGAGAGTGAATTCTACTGTTCGATCCGTCCAAAACAGATAAATAAAAAAGATGAAACAATGTTAAATTCACTGAAAGAGAGAGGAGTCGAGTATTTGGAAGTACGAATATTGGACTTAAACCCCTTTGATAAAGTAGGCATCAATCTTGATCAGTTATATTTTTTACAGGTATTTATGTTATTCTGTCTTTTTGAAGAAAACAAAATAATTACTAAATCTGAATTACATAAAATCAATAATAATCATAATTTATCAGCCCTGTGTGGTAGGAATCCTGACTTAGAACTTTATAAATATAACGATAAAAAAATACCTTTACAGGAATGGGGGAGAGAGATATTTAAAAAACTAAGGCTTATTGCTCTGTGTATGGATGAGAATTCTTCTGAAAATAAATATCAGTTTGCTGTTGAGAATGAATTAGAAAAAATAACAAATTCATCTTTACTTCCCTCATCATTAATTCTTAAGGAAATGAAAGAAAATAGGGAGAGTTATCTGGAGTTTGGAATAAGAAGGGCTGTCAGTAATAAGCAGGCAAAATAA
- a CDS encoding TetR/AcrR family transcriptional regulator: MPRHFSTQEQKMIRNKLIEKGKELIAIFGLKKTTISDLTKAVGISKGSFYNFFASKEELLFTIFKLEGNKLRKKISQEILNSSRDAAKSIKELIKLILKEMDDNPIINRIYNSDDLNYVYQKLSQEQWKENRELSVDALIPVIEIWQKEARIIEKDPELIISVIRAVVFISLHKKEIGEEIYPETIDLLIDIVTKGLTMRR, translated from the coding sequence ATGCCTAGACACTTTTCAACACAGGAACAAAAAATGATTAGAAATAAATTGATAGAAAAAGGAAAAGAGTTAATAGCTATCTTTGGTCTAAAAAAGACGACTATATCTGATCTGACTAAGGCAGTAGGCATATCAAAGGGGAGTTTTTACAATTTCTTTGCTTCTAAAGAGGAACTATTATTTACTATTTTTAAATTGGAAGGGAATAAGCTGAGAAAAAAGATTAGTCAAGAGATTCTAAATAGTTCCAGGGATGCAGCTAAAAGTATAAAGGAATTAATAAAGCTCATCTTAAAAGAGATGGATGATAATCCTATTATTAATAGGATTTACAACTCTGATGATTTAAACTATGTCTATCAGAAGTTGAGTCAGGAGCAGTGGAAGGAAAATAGAGAGTTATCAGTTGATGCGCTTATTCCAGTTATAGAGATCTGGCAAAAAGAAGCCAGGATAATAGAAAAAGATCCAGAGCTTATTATCAGTGTAATCAGAGCGGTTGTTTTTATTAGTCTACATAAAAAAGAGATTGGTGAAGAGATCTATCCTGAAACTATAGATTTATTGATTGACATTGTAACTAAAGGATTAACTATGAGGAGGTAG
- a CDS encoding VOC family protein yields MTDQAKLVNLCPVFISQDVKKTVKFYVEQLGFTYAEHYDKIDNFATIYRDSIEFIIVQAKFGEVKSNSKRHGAGYDAYIDPTAVEGVDILYQEFLANDVNIISKPQKTDYGSYEFVIEDIDGRLIGIGRIYDKQTYFENSDYLQGK; encoded by the coding sequence ATGACAGATCAAGCTAAACTCGTAAATTTATGTCCTGTTTTTATTTCTCAAGATGTTAAAAAGACTGTGAAATTTTATGTTGAACAACTGGGATTTACATATGCCGAACACTATGATAAAATCGATAACTTCGCAACAATATATAGGGATTCCATCGAATTCATAATTGTTCAGGCTAAATTCGGGGAGGTTAAATCAAATAGTAAAAGACACGGTGCCGGTTATGATGCCTACATAGACCCTACTGCTGTAGAGGGTGTGGATATATTATATCAAGAATTTCTTGCCAATGATGTGAATATAATATCTAAACCACAAAAAACAGATTACGGCAGCTATGAATTTGTCATCGAAGATATTGATGGCAGATTAATTGGCATTGGAAGGATCTATGATAAGCAGACTTATTTTGAGAATTCTGATTATCTTCAGGGCAAGTAA
- a CDS encoding fluoroquinolone export ABC transporter permease subunit — MRRLWANIKGDIILQIKYGFYGVYVVLILFYIFILKFLSIKLSTFLLPLIIFSDPALLGFYFIGGLILLEKDENTLDYLLVTPLRIREYLISKMVSLTVLALLASVIIVIFSYGTIFNCLLLLSGIVLTSFFYVLIGFVAVARFNTVNDYIFSSVLYMILLNYPLFEYLGLYKSYLSYFSPAKASLLLIVGAFTGVEVWQLIYAIAYLIVAIIIVYHFAYKSFYRFFVLKGGK, encoded by the coding sequence ATGAGAAGATTATGGGCTAATATTAAGGGAGATATCATTTTACAGATTAAATATGGTTTTTACGGGGTTTATGTAGTGTTAATTCTATTTTATATATTTATTTTAAAGTTTTTATCAATTAAGCTCTCAACATTTTTATTACCCTTAATTATTTTTTCTGATCCAGCTTTATTGGGGTTTTATTTTATTGGAGGATTAATTTTATTAGAAAAAGATGAAAATACTCTAGACTATCTGCTTGTAACCCCTTTAAGAATTAGAGAGTATTTGATTTCCAAGATGGTTTCCCTGACCGTATTGGCTTTATTAGCCAGTGTAATTATTGTTATATTTAGTTATGGTACTATATTCAACTGCTTATTATTGCTTAGTGGTATAGTTTTGACTTCTTTTTTCTATGTTCTAATTGGATTTGTTGCCGTAGCCAGGTTTAATACAGTAAATGATTATATATTCAGTTCAGTACTTTATATGATACTTTTGAATTACCCTTTGTTTGAGTACCTTGGTTTATATAAAAGTTATCTCTCTTATTTTTCTCCTGCCAAGGCATCCTTATTATTGATTGTTGGTGCTTTTACTGGGGTGGAGGTCTGGCAGCTTATCTATGCTATAGCTTATTTGATAGTAGCTATTATTATAGTCTATCATTTTGCTTATAAATCTTTTTACCGGTTTTTCGTTTTAAAAGGGGGTAAATGA
- a CDS encoding ammonium transporter, with the protein MESMVVMDTLWVLIAGMLVFFMNLGFAMVETGFTRAKNSVNILSKNFIVFAVSSLGFLVLGWGLMFGDGNGFMGLKGLFFLTGLDNSPNIGDAYNGVYSAISWTGVPLLAKFFFQLVFCGTAATIVSGAVAERIKYHAFAIFVFFMAIFVYPIIGHWIWGGGWLSGLCMLDFAGSTVVHSVGGWAALAGVLILGPRFGKYNDDGKPIPIPGHNLPIANIGVFVLWLGWFGFNPGSTMAADPVSISHIVMTTNTAAVAAILSSTIISWILLGKPDLGMTLNGCLAGLVAVTAGCAFVSLSSALIIGFIAGILVVLSVIWFDHIKIDDPVGAISVHLINGVFGTLAVGLFAQDGIGGVSSPNGLFYSGGFSLLLSQFTGIIATAFYVFLISLIFWFILKSTIGIRVSLHEEIQGLDIGEHGNTAYPEFLSRKPIYSAIGIDQGEGSSTVIKSIDKKENIK; encoded by the coding sequence ATGGAATCTATGGTGGTTATGGATACTTTGTGGGTGTTGATTGCAGGGATGCTGGTATTTTTTATGAATCTGGGATTTGCAATGGTTGAGACAGGTTTTACTCGTGCTAAAAACAGTGTTAATATTTTATCTAAAAACTTTATTGTTTTTGCTGTTTCTTCATTAGGATTTCTAGTTTTAGGTTGGGGATTAATGTTTGGTGATGGTAATGGATTTATGGGACTAAAAGGTTTATTCTTCTTGACTGGTCTTGATAATTCACCTAATATTGGTGATGCATATAATGGTGTATATTCCGCTATCTCCTGGACTGGTGTTCCTTTATTAGCTAAATTTTTCTTTCAATTAGTATTTTGTGGTACAGCTGCGACTATTGTATCTGGTGCTGTGGCTGAAAGAATTAAATATCATGCCTTTGCTATATTTGTGTTTTTTATGGCAATATTTGTTTACCCTATTATAGGACATTGGATCTGGGGTGGCGGCTGGTTATCTGGTCTTTGTATGCTGGATTTTGCTGGTTCCACAGTTGTACATTCAGTGGGTGGTTGGGCTGCATTGGCTGGTGTACTTATCCTGGGCCCTCGCTTTGGAAAATATAATGATGATGGCAAACCCATTCCAATTCCCGGGCATAATTTACCTATTGCCAATATTGGTGTATTTGTTCTATGGTTAGGATGGTTTGGATTTAATCCTGGTTCTACCATGGCAGCTGACCCGGTCTCAATTTCTCATATTGTGATGACCACTAATACAGCTGCGGTTGCTGCTATCCTTAGTTCTACAATAATTTCCTGGATTTTATTAGGAAAACCTGATTTAGGTATGACATTAAATGGCTGTTTAGCAGGTTTGGTTGCTGTAACAGCCGGGTGTGCTTTTGTGAGTCTTAGTAGTGCATTAATAATAGGCTTTATTGCGGGAATATTAGTGGTGCTTTCAGTAATATGGTTTGATCATATTAAAATAGATGACCCAGTTGGTGCCATATCAGTCCATCTAATAAATGGAGTATTTGGAACACTGGCTGTTGGTTTATTTGCTCAGGATGGTATAGGGGGCGTATCTTCTCCTAATGGATTGTTCTATAGTGGTGGATTTTCTTTATTACTTTCTCAATTCACTGGTATAATTGCAACAGCATTTTATGTATTCTTGATTTCTCTTATCTTCTGGTTTATTCTTAAATCAACGATTGGTATTAGGGTAAGTCTTCATGAAGAAATTCAGGGACTTGATATCGGCGAACATGGTAACACAGCTTATCCTGAATTTTTATCTAGAAAACCTATTTATTCTGCTATCGGTATAGACCAGGGTGAAGGTTCTTCAACTGTGATTAAATCTATTGATAAAAAGGAGAATATAAAATGA
- a CDS encoding P-II family nitrogen regulator, translated as MKYMIAIIRPEKLEKVRQALKKVGCSGLMVSEIEGHGKQKGIVQQWRGEKFQLEMIPKIKLEIMMMDEDLDTIKRAITDNAHTGEIGDGKIFVVDLANAIRIRTGEEGEIAL; from the coding sequence ATGAAATATATGATTGCTATTATTCGACCAGAAAAATTAGAAAAAGTTAGGCAGGCGTTAAAAAAAGTAGGCTGTTCAGGTTTAATGGTCTCTGAAATTGAGGGTCATGGGAAACAAAAAGGAATTGTTCAGCAGTGGAGAGGTGAAAAATTTCAGTTAGAAATGATTCCTAAAATAAAATTAGAAATTATGATGATGGACGAAGATCTAGATACTATTAAAAGAGCTATCACAGATAATGCCCATACAGGTGAAATTGGAGATGGTAAGATATTTGTAGTAGATCTAGCCAATGCCATTAGAATAAGGACGGGAGAAGAAGGAGAAATCGCTTTATAG
- a CDS encoding ABC transporter ATP-binding protein: MLVIKNLSKTYANGKIEALKNVNLSIEEGEFTALLGQNGAGKSTLINILAGNVKKSSGTVQIGRYDLDSDELATKRIIGVVPQEVALDTFFTVKEILEIQSGYFGIKNNNQYIDELLEILSLQDKKRASIRGLSGGMRRRLLIAKALVHQPKILILDEPTAGVDVDLRNSMHEFLEKLHQLGITIILTTHYLEEAEKLCKRVIIIDKGRIIKDEPKEELLENYSTNISLEIDFDKELGKDDIRFLNKYNPRVVKTRVYLDILKKDLTKLFRDMTEMELEFNNINVKKQSLQDVYLSLVKE; this comes from the coding sequence ATGTTAGTAATAAAAAACCTATCAAAAACATATGCCAATGGTAAAATAGAGGCTTTAAAGAATGTTAATTTGAGTATAGAGGAAGGGGAATTTACAGCATTATTAGGCCAGAACGGTGCTGGCAAAAGCACCTTAATAAATATCTTAGCAGGGAATGTGAAAAAAAGTAGTGGTACTGTTCAGATTGGAAGATATGATTTAGATAGTGATGAACTTGCAACTAAAAGAATAATTGGTGTTGTTCCTCAGGAAGTTGCCCTAGATACTTTTTTTACAGTTAAAGAAATACTAGAAATACAATCAGGGTATTTTGGAATCAAAAATAATAATCAATATATAGATGAGTTATTAGAGATCTTATCATTACAGGACAAAAAACGTGCCAGTATCCGTGGACTTTCTGGCGGTATGAGACGGAGACTGCTAATAGCCAAAGCCCTTGTCCATCAACCTAAAATTCTTATCTTAGATGAACCGACTGCTGGGGTTGATGTTGATTTACGTAACTCTATGCATGAATTTTTAGAGAAACTTCATCAACTGGGCATTACTATCATTTTAACGACCCATTATCTTGAAGAGGCCGAAAAGCTGTGTAAACGGGTAATTATCATCGATAAAGGGCGAATCATTAAGGATGAACCCAAAGAGGAATTACTGGAGAATTACTCAACAAATATATCATTAGAAATTGATTTTGATAAAGAGCTTGGTAAGGATGATATTAGATTTTTAAATAAATACAATCCCAGAGTTGTTAAGACAAGAGTTTATCTTGATATATTAAAAAAAGATTTAACAAAACTATTTCGGGATATGACTGAAATGGAGCTGGAGTTTAATAATATTAATGTTAAGAAACAGAGTTTACAGGATGTATATCTCAGTCTGGTTAAAGAATAG
- a CDS encoding ABC transporter permease, translated as MTLFYNRIGFMTLLMREVRRFMKVPIQTILSPLLSNILYLGIFGGMMRTRQVGVEGVNYLLFIVPGLATMGAIMAAFQNPSFSIISHKYQNTIQDLNSYPISNIEKSLAFILGGTIRGLLVGSLTYTATAIFVGFKIESPVDFFIMLCVTSFIFASLGLISGLLIESFERLNFMLSIVITPLSYLGGVFFEVSKLPGILSFFKFINPIFPLINITRYTYLGVSEGNILLHFIMVVVFVSGLFTTATITLAKGYGTKVT; from the coding sequence ATGACATTATTTTATAATAGAATTGGTTTTATGACACTGTTGATGAGAGAGGTTCGTAGATTCATGAAAGTTCCAATCCAGACTATACTATCACCATTGCTGTCAAATATACTTTACTTAGGGATATTTGGAGGAATGATGAGAACAAGGCAGGTGGGAGTAGAAGGAGTAAATTACCTATTATTTATTGTGCCGGGACTGGCTACTATGGGGGCAATTATGGCAGCCTTTCAGAACCCTTCATTTTCTATAATATCACATAAGTATCAAAATACTATACAGGATCTAAACAGTTACCCTATTTCTAATATAGAAAAATCCCTGGCCTTTATCCTGGGAGGAACCATTAGAGGACTTCTGGTTGGTTCATTAACCTACACAGCAACAGCAATTTTTGTTGGTTTTAAAATAGAATCTCCAGTTGATTTCTTTATCATGTTATGTGTAACATCTTTTATTTTCGCTTCATTAGGCCTAATTTCTGGGCTGTTAATAGAAAGCTTTGAACGCTTGAATTTTATGTTATCTATTGTAATTACCCCATTATCGTACTTAGGTGGTGTATTTTTTGAAGTCTCTAAGCTGCCCGGTATTCTATCATTCTTTAAATTTATAAACCCTATTTTTCCACTTATTAATATTACCCGCTATACCTATCTGGGTGTATCTGAAGGAAACATATTACTGCATTTTATTATGGTGGTGGTTTTTGTAAGTGGTTTGTTTACAACTGCAACTATAACTTTAGCGAAAGGTTATGGAACAAAAGTAACATGA
- a CDS encoding class I SAM-dependent methyltransferase produces the protein MVFSNLQMYQRSNNFIWTDEYISKNMLTAHLDLNSNGASRNINTIKKTIKWIESKLAKEAKILDLGCGPGLYASLLSKKGYLVTGIDISQRSISYAKKKAIEENLQINYFRKDYINDDIGTGYDAVICIYCDFGALIPDEQKVLLKKIYNSLKDGGVFIFDVFQQGLCENKQEKRDWHYSDGGNFWSNNPHLLLEEVKHFSEQRVWGTRTIIIEENKKPREYITWDHYYSKSKIQELLNKNKFKIISVSTDLIAKNEFASNDVIFVEAKK, from the coding sequence ATGGTATTTAGTAATTTACAAATGTATCAAAGAAGCAATAATTTTATCTGGACTGATGAATATATATCTAAGAATATGTTAACTGCTCATCTTGATTTAAATAGTAATGGAGCTAGTAGAAATATTAATACTATAAAGAAGACAATCAAATGGATAGAATCTAAACTAGCAAAAGAAGCCAAGATATTAGATTTAGGCTGTGGACCAGGCTTATATGCTTCATTATTATCAAAAAAAGGATATTTAGTTACCGGAATTGATATATCACAACGCTCAATATCTTATGCAAAAAAGAAAGCTATCGAAGAAAATTTACAAATAAATTATTTTCGTAAGGATTATATTAATGATGATATAGGTACTGGATATGATGCTGTGATCTGTATTTATTGTGATTTTGGTGCTTTAATTCCTGATGAACAGAAAGTTTTATTGAAAAAAATTTATAATAGCTTGAAAGATGGTGGGGTTTTTATATTTGATGTATTTCAACAAGGATTATGTGAAAACAAACAGGAGAAGAGAGATTGGCATTATTCGGATGGAGGAAATTTCTGGTCTAATAATCCACATTTATTACTAGAAGAGGTAAAGCATTTTAGTGAACAAAGAGTTTGGGGAACAAGGACAATAATAATCGAAGAGAATAAAAAGCCTAGAGAATATATTACTTGGGATCATTATTATTCTAAAAGTAAAATACAAGAGTTATTGAATAAAAATAAATTTAAAATTATATCTGTCAGTACTGATTTGATTGCTAAAAATGAGTTTGCTAGTAATGATGTTATTTTTGTTGAAGCTAAAAAATAA
- a CDS encoding ABC transporter ATP-binding protein, translating to MIEVKDLHFTYPGNSNETIRGISFNISKGEIFGFLGPSGAGKSTTQKIIIGLLRDYQGQVKVMDQEIRDWGKDYYERIGISFELPSLYNKLTAMENLSFIASLYNYKKTDFMELLEMVGLSDQADIKAANFSKGMKMRLNFARAFVHQPELIFLDEPTSGLDPVNAKKIKEIILDKKKEGKTIFLTTHNMTVADELCDRVAFIVDGQIKLIDSPKELKIKRGKKLVRVEYYQGKKTLSQEFPLEKIGENHEFNKLLKSKEIKTIHTQEASLDDIFIETTGRNL from the coding sequence ATGATTGAGGTTAAAGATTTACATTTCACTTATCCAGGTAACTCTAATGAAACAATTAGAGGAATAAGCTTTAATATCAGTAAGGGAGAGATATTTGGGTTTTTGGGACCAAGTGGAGCTGGAAAGAGTACAACTCAGAAGATTATCATTGGTCTGCTTAGGGATTATCAAGGTCAGGTTAAGGTGATGGATCAGGAAATTAGGGATTGGGGTAAAGATTATTATGAGAGGATCGGTATTTCCTTTGAACTGCCAAGCTTATATAATAAATTGACAGCTATGGAGAATCTGAGTTTTATTGCTTCTTTATATAATTACAAGAAGACAGATTTCATGGAGTTATTAGAAATGGTGGGATTAAGTGATCAGGCTGATATTAAAGCAGCTAATTTCTCTAAAGGGATGAAGATGAGATTGAATTTTGCAAGAGCCTTTGTCCATCAGCCAGAACTTATCTTTTTAGATGAGCCGACTTCAGGGTTAGACCCTGTTAATGCTAAGAAGATCAAAGAAATAATATTAGACAAAAAAAAAGAAGGGAAGACTATCTTTCTGACTACCCATAATATGACTGTAGCTGATGAATTGTGTGATAGAGTCGCTTTTATAGTTGATGGGCAGATTAAGTTAATAGATTCGCCAAAGGAATTAAAAATCAAAAGGGGAAAGAAGCTAGTGAGAGTAGAATATTACCAGGGGAAAAAGACCTTAAGCCAGGAGTTTCCCTTAGAGAAAATTGGAGAGAACCATGAGTTTAATAAGTTATTGAAGTCTAAGGAGATTAAGACAATTCACACCCAGGAAGCCAGTTTAGATGATATTTTTATTGAGACTACTGGGAGGAATTTATAA